A region from the Algoriphagus machipongonensis genome encodes:
- a CDS encoding VOC family protein yields the protein MKIHPYLNFDGEAEEAMTFYKSVLGGEFDGGISYFSEIPGMDHMTEEEKKRVMHVTLKISDDLKIMASDTMPSMGHQLKVGNHNHISLMPDSKEQGRKFFEGLSKGGKIEMPYEKAFWGSYFGSFQDKYGNGWMVNYNLKEGEE from the coding sequence ATGAAAATCCATCCCTATTTAAATTTTGACGGAGAAGCTGAGGAAGCTATGACATTTTATAAAAGTGTGTTAGGAGGAGAGTTTGATGGAGGGATAAGTTATTTCAGTGAGATCCCCGGAATGGACCACATGACGGAAGAAGAGAAAAAACGTGTAATGCATGTTACTCTTAAAATTTCCGATGATCTCAAAATCATGGCAAGTGATACTATGCCAAGTATGGGGCATCAATTAAAAGTGGGAAATCACAATCATATTTCTTTAATGCCTGATTCCAAAGAACAAGGTAGAAAGTTTTTTGAGGGCTTGTCTAAAGGAGGGAAAATAGAAATGCCCTACGAGAAAGCCTTTTGGGGTTCTTATTTCGGAAGTTTTCAAGACAAATATGGCAATGGATGGATGGTGAATTATAATTTAAAAGAGGGAGAAGAATAA
- a CDS encoding ferritin-like domain-containing protein, whose product MIFLKNIQIDTIEDLRSAIQTAIELEHSTIPPYLTANFTLANTGNDQISNLIGSVVGEEMLHLSIACNLLNAVGGSPALNTPDFVPKYPGHLPGGVDTGLIVPLEKFSLPLIKNVFMSIEEPESPIHIETLSKVEDSMTIGQFYQKIKEKISSLEGEAKKNGKTIFTGKSSHQLTYAKFFPEKLLFPIHDETSAFNAIDIIVDQGEGTSTDPFVDPIDTEEGEPAHYYRFEEIYNGKTLVKDPNTQSGYSYSGDPIPLKEDGIPNMYPNPKMADLPKDSLAYQYSKLFNFTYTCLLNSLHLTFNGQTEQINEAMGLMFSLRLYAGKLLATPYPNDPTYVAGPSFEFVTNEDLSSMEISILNQNS is encoded by the coding sequence ATGATTTTTCTAAAAAACATACAAATAGATACCATCGAAGATCTTCGATCAGCGATACAAACAGCTATTGAGCTGGAACATTCTACAATCCCTCCTTACTTGACCGCTAATTTTACTTTAGCAAATACTGGGAATGATCAGATCTCAAATCTTATAGGTTCGGTTGTTGGCGAGGAAATGCTGCACCTCTCTATCGCTTGTAATCTCTTAAATGCAGTAGGAGGATCTCCAGCACTGAATACGCCAGATTTTGTCCCAAAATATCCCGGACATCTACCCGGTGGAGTCGATACAGGACTGATAGTTCCTTTGGAGAAATTTTCACTTCCCCTAATCAAAAATGTTTTTATGTCCATTGAGGAACCAGAAAGCCCAATCCACATAGAAACTTTGAGCAAGGTTGAAGACTCTATGACCATAGGGCAATTTTATCAAAAGATTAAAGAAAAAATTTCTTCCCTTGAAGGAGAAGCTAAAAAAAATGGAAAGACAATTTTTACAGGAAAGTCATCTCATCAACTTACCTATGCTAAGTTTTTCCCTGAAAAATTATTATTTCCTATCCATGACGAAACCTCTGCATTCAATGCAATAGATATCATAGTAGATCAAGGAGAAGGGACCTCTACAGATCCATTTGTCGATCCAATAGATACCGAAGAGGGAGAACCAGCTCACTATTATCGATTTGAAGAAATCTATAATGGAAAAACATTGGTAAAAGATCCTAATACACAATCAGGTTATTCCTATTCAGGAGATCCCATCCCTTTAAAGGAGGATGGTATCCCAAATATGTACCCTAACCCAAAAATGGCTGATTTGCCGAAGGACTCTTTAGCATATCAATACAGCAAGCTTTTTAACTTCACCTACACCTGTCTTCTGAATAGTCTTCATTTGACATTTAATGGGCAAACGGAACAAATAAATGAAGCTATGGGATTAATGTTTTCTCTCAGGCTTTATGCGGGAAAATTACTTGCAACCCCTTATCCAAATGACCCAACTTATGTGGCTGGGCCAAGCTTTGAGTTTGTCACCAATGAGGATTTGTCGAGTATGGAAATCTCCATTTTGAACCAAAATTCTTAA
- a CDS encoding TonB-dependent receptor, with product MNCRLLLFVSLFFLSTITVFAQSGSIQGVVTTSDLQPLEFVNVGLKGFAKGNTTDRKGFYTIKNIEPGTYTVFASFVGVEKQERTIQISAGETIDLDFTLPESSTELSEVIVTDLSSNRFYADSNFTVAKLPLTDLENPQVYNSISRKLLKEQVVTNMNDALKNATGITRLWESTGRGGDGAEYYSMRGFSVQPTMVNGMPSLNNGGLDPANIETVDVIKGPSGTLFGSSVISYGGLINITTKRPSDLFKGEVGFITGNNGLNRISGDVNVPLNENASMRVNTAYQQNNTFQDAGGKTSFFVAPSFKLQASERLSFLINTEFLNSNSVNAPMIFLNRSNPLTFDSIEPFERNYERSFTSDELSINNDSYAIQAQAFYKISNAWTSQTVVSRSSTKTAGYYHYLFDGSDGDSFYRYISDRNGQTLTTDIQQNFIGDFSIGSMKNKMIVGLDFYDQDIKNSSTGWVGNGVVTLSDGNDTGVLTQAGVDELLKDTFEGNTTAATRVLSAYVSDVLELTSQLSLMASVRVDNFKNESWGTDTEENTQTAVSPKFGIVYQPIKDKVSVFGNYMNGFTNIAPTTVSDADGTNSRFKVFDPERANQYEFGVKTNLLSDKITATASYYNIRVSNRVMTDPTNVNNSIQGGEVVSKGFELSVIASPVEGLNLVAGFSHNDAEVTKDYPESGYLGVRPEEAGPEDLFNFWASYNFYAGPLKGFGLGFGGNAASEYLTLNRDNIGSFALPSYQVFNASLSYTGSQYFLALKVNNLTDQKYYSGWSTVTPQNLRNVSLSLNYRF from the coding sequence ATGAATTGCCGATTATTACTCTTTGTAAGCTTGTTCTTCTTGAGTACGATTACAGTTTTTGCACAGTCAGGAAGTATCCAGGGCGTAGTAACTACGTCAGACTTGCAGCCTCTGGAATTTGTAAATGTAGGCTTGAAAGGCTTTGCCAAAGGAAATACTACTGATCGTAAAGGGTTCTATACAATAAAGAATATTGAGCCTGGTACTTACACAGTTTTTGCCTCTTTTGTAGGTGTAGAAAAGCAGGAGAGGACTATTCAGATAAGTGCCGGTGAGACCATAGATTTAGATTTTACTTTGCCAGAAAGCTCCACTGAATTGTCGGAGGTGATCGTGACCGATCTAAGCTCGAATAGATTTTACGCTGACAGTAATTTCACCGTGGCAAAGTTGCCTTTGACAGATTTGGAAAATCCCCAGGTCTATAATTCTATCTCCCGAAAATTATTAAAGGAGCAGGTGGTGACTAACATGAATGATGCATTGAAAAATGCTACTGGTATCACCCGACTTTGGGAATCAACTGGTCGAGGTGGTGATGGTGCTGAATATTACTCTATGAGAGGGTTTTCTGTTCAGCCTACGATGGTAAACGGAATGCCAAGCCTAAATAATGGGGGGTTGGATCCTGCAAATATTGAAACAGTAGATGTAATCAAAGGTCCATCTGGTACTTTGTTTGGAAGTTCTGTTATATCATATGGTGGCTTGATCAACATTACGACCAAAAGACCTTCCGATTTATTTAAAGGAGAGGTTGGCTTTATCACAGGGAATAATGGACTGAATAGAATTTCTGGAGATGTAAACGTTCCTCTGAATGAAAATGCATCCATGAGGGTAAATACGGCCTATCAACAAAACAACACTTTTCAGGATGCAGGAGGTAAAACGTCCTTCTTTGTTGCTCCTTCCTTCAAGCTTCAGGCGAGTGAAAGACTATCATTTTTAATCAATACGGAGTTTTTAAATTCTAATTCCGTCAATGCTCCAATGATATTTTTAAACAGATCTAATCCATTGACTTTTGATTCGATCGAACCATTTGAAAGAAACTATGAGAGATCATTTACAAGTGATGAATTGAGTATCAACAATGATTCTTATGCAATTCAGGCGCAGGCTTTCTACAAAATTTCCAATGCCTGGACTTCTCAGACAGTAGTTTCCAGAAGCTCTACAAAAACAGCAGGATACTACCATTACCTATTTGATGGAAGTGATGGGGATTCATTTTACCGATATATTTCTGATAGAAATGGGCAAACCCTTACCACAGATATCCAACAGAATTTTATAGGTGACTTCTCCATTGGTTCGATGAAAAACAAAATGATTGTGGGACTTGATTTCTACGATCAGGATATCAAAAACAGCAGCACAGGTTGGGTCGGAAATGGCGTGGTGACTCTTTCTGATGGAAATGATACTGGGGTCTTGACTCAAGCAGGTGTAGATGAATTATTGAAAGATACTTTTGAAGGAAATACAACCGCCGCTACTCGAGTATTGAGTGCTTATGTTTCTGATGTGTTGGAATTGACCTCACAGCTTTCTTTAATGGCCAGCGTACGAGTGGATAATTTTAAAAACGAGTCTTGGGGAACCGATACTGAGGAAAATACACAAACTGCAGTATCTCCTAAATTCGGGATTGTATATCAGCCGATAAAAGACAAGGTTTCTGTTTTTGGGAATTATATGAATGGATTTACCAACATTGCCCCGACTACAGTCTCGGATGCAGATGGTACCAATTCAAGGTTTAAAGTTTTTGATCCAGAACGCGCTAACCAGTATGAATTCGGTGTAAAGACCAATTTATTAAGTGATAAGATCACAGCCACAGCAAGTTATTACAATATCAGGGTGAGCAATCGTGTGATGACTGATCCAACGAATGTGAATAATTCCATTCAAGGTGGAGAAGTAGTGAGCAAAGGTTTTGAATTGAGTGTTATAGCAAGTCCAGTGGAGGGATTGAATTTAGTAGCTGGATTTAGTCACAACGATGCTGAGGTAACCAAGGATTATCCTGAAAGTGGTTACTTAGGAGTGAGACCTGAAGAAGCTGGCCCTGAAGATTTGTTCAATTTTTGGGCTAGCTATAATTTCTACGCAGGACCATTAAAAGGCTTTGGTCTTGGCTTTGGAGGAAA
- a CDS encoding VOC family protein: MKFITDQLITKLSVSDLSKSRDFYEKILGFQLDPKYSIIKAPDEIPYLQMNLACEDGSKIILGLYKDIDAPFNPLPSNGTVPSFLVKDIEATLTLFQKNQVVIDEIEGSYILSNTSDLGYEDKFFFFRDPDYNSLVIRENILKI; the protein is encoded by the coding sequence ATGAAGTTTATCACCGACCAATTAATTACAAAATTATCGGTAAGTGATCTTTCGAAATCCAGGGATTTTTACGAAAAGATCCTTGGGTTTCAATTGGACCCTAAATACTCGATAATAAAGGCCCCAGATGAAATACCTTATCTACAAATGAACCTTGCATGTGAAGATGGAAGCAAAATAATTTTAGGTTTATATAAAGATATTGATGCACCCTTTAACCCACTACCTTCAAATGGAACAGTGCCAAGTTTTCTTGTGAAGGATATAGAAGCAACTCTGACACTCTTTCAAAAAAATCAAGTGGTAATTGATGAAATCGAGGGGAGCTATATACTTTCAAATACATCAGATTTAGGCTATGAAGATAAGTTCTTCTTTTTTAGAGATCCAGACTATAATTCACTAGTTATCCGTGAAAACATCTTAAAAATTTAA
- a CDS encoding purple acid phosphatase family protein: MTHSVKFLFVSFLIFFISSNLSAQKFLPTEFPDRIVLTWAEEPTTSQSVTWRTASDILNSKAQIILAPNTPIYLDSVESFEAITESLEVDSVKANYHSVTFRNLNPATTYAYRVGNEGTWSEWFQFTTAPEKGAPFSFVYFGDAQNNLKSQWSRIIRQAYSNLPKAAFMLHAGDLINRTQSDSEWGEWNYAGSFINAMIPSISTPGNHEYDRDEDGSLVLDYHWQKQFTLPENGPEGFEESVYYIDYSDLRIISLNSQEIVSDEESMEIQRVWLEKVLTENTQKWTVITFHHPIYSSGTGRDNKEFREAFKPIFDKFKVDLVLQGHDHSYGRGRNLSSGVGNQDPESQGPVYVVSVSGPKMYNLTFDKWMDRAASNTQLYQLITIEGNRLSYGAYTAKGDLYDAFDLIKEKGKSKQFIDRADKAIQEAIELTPGSEEKMTPEEMAEYMKTYKGGN; this comes from the coding sequence ATGACCCATTCTGTAAAGTTTCTATTTGTTAGTTTTCTCATTTTCTTCATTTCTTCAAACCTTTCGGCACAGAAGTTCCTCCCTACTGAATTCCCTGATAGAATTGTTCTGACTTGGGCAGAGGAACCCACGACATCTCAATCTGTAACCTGGAGAACGGCATCAGATATTCTTAATTCAAAGGCTCAAATTATTCTTGCTCCAAACACACCGATTTATTTAGACAGCGTGGAGAGTTTTGAAGCAATAACAGAATCTCTTGAGGTGGATAGTGTAAAAGCCAATTATCATTCAGTGACTTTTAGAAATTTAAATCCAGCCACTACCTACGCTTATCGAGTGGGTAATGAAGGAACTTGGAGTGAGTGGTTTCAATTTACTACTGCCCCGGAAAAAGGCGCTCCCTTTTCATTTGTTTACTTTGGTGATGCTCAAAACAACTTAAAGTCACAGTGGTCGCGAATCATAAGACAGGCATATTCAAATCTGCCTAAAGCAGCTTTTATGCTTCATGCCGGCGACCTAATCAATAGAACCCAATCGGACTCAGAATGGGGGGAGTGGAATTATGCAGGTAGCTTTATCAATGCGATGATCCCCAGCATCAGCACACCCGGCAACCATGAATACGATCGAGACGAGGATGGATCATTGGTATTGGATTATCACTGGCAAAAGCAATTCACCCTTCCTGAAAATGGACCTGAAGGCTTCGAAGAATCAGTGTATTACATCGATTATTCAGATTTGAGAATTATTTCATTGAACTCTCAAGAAATTGTTTCAGATGAAGAATCCATGGAAATTCAGAGAGTTTGGTTGGAAAAGGTATTGACTGAAAACACCCAAAAATGGACCGTCATTACTTTTCACCACCCTATTTATTCCTCAGGAACAGGAAGGGATAACAAAGAATTCAGAGAAGCATTTAAGCCAATATTTGACAAATTTAAAGTAGACTTAGTCTTACAAGGACATGATCACTCGTATGGAAGAGGCCGAAACCTATCTTCCGGAGTAGGAAACCAAGACCCAGAAAGCCAAGGCCCCGTCTATGTTGTCTCTGTAAGTGGTCCAAAAATGTATAATCTGACTTTTGACAAATGGATGGACCGAGCTGCATCAAACACCCAACTCTATCAATTGATTACAATTGAAGGAAACCGTCTTAGCTATGGTGCCTATACAGCCAAGGGGGATTTATACGATGCATTTGATTTGATCAAGGAAAAAGGTAAAAGCAAACAATTTATTGATCGTGCAGATAAAGCTATTCAGGAAGCGATAGAATTAACTCCCGGTTCAGAGGAAAAAATGACTCCCGAGGAGATGGCTGAATACATGAAAACCTACAAGGGAGGAAATTAA